One window from the genome of Paracoccus zhejiangensis encodes:
- a CDS encoding HAD family hydrolase, with amino-acid sequence MTPHIVFDLGNVLIGWQPELAFAAHFDDLQLARDWLERIDFHDWNRTQDGGRSIADGLAVIRDAHGETAAAPLEGYTAGFPVTIREPIPGTWQIAEGLKASGHRMFAITNWSADNWPAALATYPQLTTLFEDIVVSGIEKMLKPDAEIYLALTDRNGIAPADCLFIDDSAANVKGARAVGMDAIHFTDAPALAAELAKRGITLPG; translated from the coding sequence ATGACACCGCATATCGTCTTTGACCTCGGCAATGTGCTGATCGGCTGGCAGCCGGAACTGGCCTTCGCCGCGCATTTCGACGATCTGCAGCTGGCCCGCGACTGGCTGGAGCGGATCGATTTCCATGACTGGAACCGCACGCAGGACGGCGGCCGCTCGATTGCCGACGGGCTTGCGGTGATCCGCGACGCGCATGGCGAGACGGCGGCAGCGCCGCTGGAAGGGTACACGGCCGGCTTTCCGGTCACCATCCGCGAGCCGATCCCCGGCACATGGCAGATCGCCGAGGGCCTCAAGGCCTCGGGGCACCGGATGTTCGCCATCACCAACTGGTCCGCCGACAACTGGCCCGCCGCGCTTGCGACCTATCCGCAGCTGACCACGCTTTTCGAGGACATCGTCGTCTCGGGAATCGAGAAGATGCTGAAGCCCGATGCCGAGATCTACCTGGCCCTGACCGACCGCAATGGCATCGCGCCGGCAGACTGCCTCTTCATCGATGACAGCGCGGCGAATGTTAAGGGCGCGCGGGCGGTCGGTATGGACGCGATCCATTTCACCGACGCCCCGGCCCTTGCCGCCGAGTTGGCCAAGCGCGGGATCACGCTGCCCGGATAA
- a CDS encoding XdhC family protein, which yields MDILNQSAAVSRDPLAEAAAATGDVALAIITGVEGPSYRPVGAVMAVIPEGEDHGLVGTLSSGCVEADIAHHARQALAEGRPRSIRYGRGSPFIDIQLPCGGGLQILLLPRPDRDLLHEITRRRAARQVCVLRIDTETGAITLQDDGQTGFDGNDFILRIEPELRFLVFGKGPEAFTFAALTQSVGYPSLLLSPDPETLDSAASAGCPTRQLVRPGWPADLMVDGWTAILLFFHDHDWEPVILKGALDTPAFYIGSQGSQRAAATRRLALAELGVPEAAMDRLHGPVGLIRSARDARTLAVSVLAEVLDMARAAAPLREFA from the coding sequence ATGGATATCCTGAACCAATCGGCCGCCGTCTCGCGCGATCCGCTGGCCGAGGCCGCAGCCGCGACCGGCGATGTGGCGCTGGCGATCATCACCGGGGTCGAAGGACCGTCCTATCGCCCGGTTGGCGCGGTCATGGCGGTGATCCCCGAGGGCGAGGATCACGGGCTGGTCGGCACGCTATCCTCGGGCTGCGTCGAGGCCGACATCGCCCATCACGCCCGGCAGGCGCTGGCCGAGGGGCGGCCGCGGTCCATCCGCTATGGCCGGGGTTCGCCCTTCATCGACATTCAATTGCCCTGCGGCGGCGGCTTGCAAATCCTTTTGCTGCCGCGACCCGACCGCGATCTGCTGCACGAGATCACCCGCCGCCGCGCCGCGCGGCAGGTCTGTGTACTGCGGATCGACACCGAAACCGGCGCGATCACCCTGCAGGACGATGGCCAGACCGGGTTCGACGGCAATGATTTCATCCTGCGGATCGAGCCGGAATTGCGCTTCCTCGTCTTCGGCAAGGGGCCCGAGGCCTTTACCTTCGCGGCGCTGACGCAATCGGTCGGCTATCCCAGCCTGCTCTTGTCGCCCGATCCCGAGACACTGGACAGCGCCGCCTCGGCGGGATGCCCCACGCGGCAGTTGGTGCGCCCCGGCTGGCCCGCCGATCTGATGGTGGATGGCTGGACCGCGATCCTGCTGTTCTTCCACGACCATGACTGGGAGCCGGTGATCCTGAAAGGCGCACTCGACACGCCCGCCTTCTATATCGGCTCACAGGGCAGCCAGCGCGCGGCGGCGACGCGGCGGCTGGCATTGGCGGAACTGGGCGTGCCCGAGGCGGCGATGGACCGGCTGCATGGGCCGGTGGGACTGATCCGCTCGGCCCGCGACGCGCGGACGCTGGCGGTCTCGGTTCTGGCCGAGGTGCTGGACATGGCGCGTGCCGCCGCGCCCTTGCGTGAATTCGCCTGA
- a CDS encoding nitrate reductase, whose amino-acid sequence MTSPIRTTCPYCGVGCGVLVNRTDQGITVSGDPDHPANFGRLCSKGSALAETIGLEGRLLTPRIAGQEAGWDEALDLVARRFAETIALHGPDSVGFYVSGQLLTEDYYAANKLMKGFIGSANIDTNSRLCMASSVAGHRRAFGSDTVPGLYEDLELADLVVLTGSNLAWCHPVLYQRLLAARSARPEMRVVVIDPRRTATCEIADLLLPIAPGSDAALFNLVLAALAERGLTDTGFLQHVTGAAAAIATASASDPALTGLDPALLAQFIDLWCGTEKVVTVYSQGINQSATGTDKVNAILNCHLATGRIGRPGMGPFSVTGQPNAMGGREVGGLANMLACHLALENPVHREAVQDFWQSPRMADAPGLKAVEMFEAVEAGKIKALWIMSTNPAMSMPQADRVARAIAACEFTVVSDVMAETDTTLLADVLLPAAAWGEKDGTVTNSERRISRQRAFRAAPGEARPDWKIISQVAERMGWGASFAWNSPSEIHAEYAALSGMAGQLGSDFDISDGPGDYETMPPTLWPQSPARRGGRFFTDGRFHTPDGKARMVPVTPAAPAPHRPGTLRLNTGRIRDHWHSMTRTGLSPRLSAHIAEPFLEVHPDDATRIGLNPAGLAQLSNGHGSAILRVLITDRVTPGQVFAPIHWSGRNAAAGRIDALVTGPTDPVSGQPALKEALVHVAPFRAAWFGFAVAAQSFRPDCDYWALARTEAGMRAELAGAAPIIDPEAYARAFFDLPEAQLQMVSDPARGRHHIALLQDGITRAALFIAPEPVSLSRDFVARRIGSDAPALVAGRPGADMPDPGALVCACFDVGVNTITAAIREGRAQSVAEIGQALRAGTNCGSCRGQIAAILAQERPPAIAAE is encoded by the coding sequence ATGACCAGCCCCATCCGCACCACCTGTCCCTATTGCGGCGTCGGCTGCGGGGTGCTGGTCAACCGGACCGATCAGGGGATCACGGTCAGCGGCGATCCCGACCATCCGGCGAATTTCGGGCGGCTCTGTTCCAAGGGATCGGCACTGGCCGAGACCATCGGGCTCGAGGGCCGCTTGCTGACGCCCCGTATCGCCGGGCAGGAGGCCGGGTGGGACGAGGCACTGGACCTCGTCGCCCGCCGCTTTGCCGAAACCATCGCCCTTCACGGACCCGACAGCGTGGGTTTCTATGTCTCGGGGCAACTGCTGACCGAGGATTACTATGCCGCCAACAAGCTGATGAAAGGCTTCATCGGCAGCGCCAATATCGACACCAATTCGCGGCTCTGCATGGCCTCCTCGGTCGCTGGCCATCGCCGCGCCTTTGGCAGCGATACGGTGCCGGGCCTCTACGAGGATCTGGAACTGGCCGATCTGGTGGTGCTGACCGGCAGCAATCTCGCCTGGTGCCACCCGGTCCTCTATCAGCGACTGTTGGCCGCCCGGTCTGCGCGTCCCGAGATGCGCGTGGTGGTCATCGACCCCCGCCGCACCGCCACCTGCGAAATCGCCGACCTGCTTCTGCCCATTGCGCCGGGTTCGGATGCGGCGTTGTTCAACCTTGTCCTCGCGGCACTGGCCGAGCGCGGACTGACCGATACGGGCTTCCTGCAGCACGTCACCGGCGCAGCTGCCGCCATTGCCACGGCGTCGGCCAGCGATCCGGCGCTGACCGGGCTGGACCCCGCCCTGCTCGCGCAGTTCATCGACCTGTGGTGCGGGACCGAGAAGGTGGTGACGGTCTATTCGCAGGGCATCAACCAGTCCGCCACCGGCACCGACAAGGTGAACGCGATCCTCAACTGCCATCTGGCAACGGGCCGCATCGGTCGCCCCGGCATGGGACCGTTCAGCGTCACCGGCCAGCCCAATGCCATGGGCGGGCGCGAGGTCGGCGGATTGGCGAACATGCTGGCCTGCCATCTGGCGCTGGAGAACCCCGTCCATCGTGAGGCCGTTCAGGACTTCTGGCAAAGCCCGCGCATGGCCGATGCCCCGGGCCTCAAGGCCGTCGAGATGTTCGAGGCGGTGGAGGCCGGAAAGATCAAGGCGCTGTGGATCATGTCCACCAACCCCGCCATGTCGATGCCGCAGGCCGACCGCGTGGCCCGCGCCATTGCCGCTTGCGAGTTCACCGTGGTCAGCGACGTGATGGCCGAGACCGACACGACCCTTCTGGCCGATGTGCTGCTGCCCGCCGCCGCCTGGGGCGAGAAGGACGGAACCGTCACCAATTCCGAACGCCGGATCAGCCGTCAGCGGGCCTTTCGCGCAGCTCCGGGCGAGGCGCGGCCAGATTGGAAAATCATTTCACAGGTTGCCGAGCGCATGGGCTGGGGTGCGAGTTTCGCGTGGAATAGCCCCAGCGAGATCCATGCCGAATATGCGGCGCTGTCGGGTATGGCCGGGCAACTCGGTTCGGATTTCGACATCTCGGACGGTCCCGGCGACTACGAGACGATGCCCCCGACCCTCTGGCCCCAATCGCCCGCGCGGCGGGGTGGACGCTTCTTCACCGATGGCCGCTTCCACACCCCGGACGGAAAGGCGCGCATGGTCCCGGTAACGCCCGCCGCCCCTGCCCCTCACCGCCCCGGCACCCTGCGCCTGAATACCGGGCGCATCCGCGACCATTGGCATTCGATGACCCGCACCGGCCTGTCGCCGCGCCTCTCGGCCCATATCGCCGAGCCCTTCCTCGAGGTGCATCCCGATGATGCCACGCGGATCGGGTTAAACCCCGCCGGCCTGGCGCAACTGTCGAACGGTCATGGCAGCGCCATCCTGCGCGTGCTCATCACCGACCGGGTCACGCCGGGACAAGTCTTCGCACCGATCCACTGGTCAGGTCGCAACGCCGCCGCCGGACGCATCGACGCGCTGGTGACCGGGCCGACCGATCCGGTCTCTGGCCAGCCCGCGCTGAAGGAGGCGCTGGTTCATGTCGCCCCGTTCCGCGCGGCATGGTTCGGCTTTGCGGTTGCGGCGCAGAGTTTCCGCCCCGATTGCGATTATTGGGCCTTGGCGCGGACCGAGGCCGGGATGCGGGCCGAACTGGCCGGGGCCGCGCCGATCATCGATCCCGAGGCCTATGCCCGCGCCTTCTTCGATCTGCCCGAGGCGCAGCTGCAGATGGTCAGCGACCCGGCGCGCGGGCGGCACCACATCGCGCTGCTGCAGGACGGCATCACCCGCGCCGCGCTGTTCATCGCCCCCGAACCGGTGTCGCTGTCTCGCGATTTCGTCGCCCGCCGCATCGGCAGCGACGCGCCTGCGCTGGTCGCGGGGCGTCCCGGCGCGGATATGCCCGACCCCGGCGCGCTGGTCTGCGCCTGTTTCGATGTGGGCGTGAACACCATCACCGCCGCCATTCGCGAGGGCCGGGCGCAGAGCGTGGCCGAGATCGGTCAGGCGCTGCGGGCCGGCACGAATTGCGGCTCCTGCCGCGGGCAGATCGCGGCGATCCTGGCGCAGGAGCGGCCTCCGGCCATCGCGGCGGAGTAG
- a CDS encoding formate/nitrite transporter family protein: MSYVTPQDFARKMIDAGEAKIFMSTKDTLIRAYMAGAILALAAAFAVTVTVNTGNPLIGALLFPVGFCMLYLLGFDLLTGVFTLVPLALLNRRPGVTLNGMLRNWGLVFAGNFLGAMTVALFMAIIVTFGFSEEPNAVGQQIGHIGEGRTLGYAAHGAAGMLTLFIRAVMCNWMVSTGVVAAMMSTSVSGKVIAMWMPILVFFYMGFEHSIVNMFLFPSGLLLGGNFTIADYLIWNEIPTVLGNLVGGLTFVGAMIYATHHKTSPARPAEDPVTPIAVPAE; this comes from the coding sequence ATGTCCTACGTCACCCCCCAAGACTTCGCCAGGAAGATGATCGATGCGGGCGAGGCCAAGATCTTCATGTCCACCAAGGATACGCTGATCCGCGCCTACATGGCCGGCGCGATCCTCGCGCTGGCGGCGGCCTTCGCCGTGACCGTCACCGTCAACACCGGCAACCCGTTGATCGGGGCGCTGTTGTTCCCGGTCGGCTTTTGTATGCTGTACCTGCTGGGTTTCGATTTGCTGACCGGGGTTTTCACCCTCGTGCCGCTGGCCTTGCTGAACCGCCGGCCCGGCGTCACCCTGAACGGGATGCTGCGCAACTGGGGGCTCGTCTTTGCCGGAAATTTCCTTGGCGCGATGACCGTCGCCCTGTTCATGGCGATCATCGTCACCTTCGGCTTTTCCGAGGAACCGAATGCCGTCGGCCAGCAGATCGGCCATATCGGCGAAGGTCGGACGCTGGGTTACGCTGCCCATGGCGCGGCGGGGATGCTGACCCTCTTCATCCGCGCGGTGATGTGCAACTGGATGGTCTCGACCGGCGTGGTGGCGGCGATGATGTCGACCAGCGTTTCGGGCAAGGTCATCGCCATGTGGATGCCGATCCTCGTCTTCTTCTACATGGGATTCGAGCATTCCATCGTGAACATGTTCCTCTTCCCCTCCGGCCTGCTGCTGGGCGGCAATTTCACCATCGCCGATTACCTGATCTGGAACGAGATCCCGACTGTTCTGGGCAATCTGGTCGGCGGGCTGACCTTTGTCGGCGCGATGATCTATGCCACCCATCACAAGACCTCGCCCGCCCGCCCGGCGGAAGACCCGGTCACGCCAATCGCTGTCCCGGCGGAGTAA
- the nirD gene encoding nitrite reductase small subunit NirD, translating into MMAQATEWLDIAALSDIPQQGARLLRTGAGCIAIFRTHDDRVFALDDRCPHKGGPLSEGIVAGHTITCPLHNWVFDLNSGQAQGADEGSVRSYAARVEGGRVLVSAEMLTRRSAA; encoded by the coding sequence ATGATGGCGCAAGCAACCGAATGGCTGGACATCGCCGCGCTGAGTGACATTCCCCAACAGGGTGCGCGTCTCTTACGCACGGGCGCGGGCTGCATCGCGATCTTTCGCACCCATGACGACCGCGTCTTCGCGCTGGACGACCGCTGCCCGCACAAGGGCGGCCCGCTGTCCGAGGGTATCGTCGCCGGCCACACCATCACCTGCCCGCTGCACAACTGGGTCTTCGATCTGAACAGCGGTCAGGCGCAGGGCGCGGACGAGGGATCCGTGCGCAGCTATGCCGCAAGGGTCGAGGGCGGGCGGGTGCTAGTCAGCGCAGAGATGCTGACACGGCGCAGCGCCGCCTGA
- the nirB gene encoding nitrite reductase large subunit NirB, protein MMEKLVVIGAGMASGRMLEHLTDANAPYQITLFNAEPRGNYNRIMLSPVLSGEKTYEDIVTHDADWYQSRGITTRFGEHVTGIDRKRRIVHGQNGAVPYDKLVIATGSAPFMIPVVGRDLPGVIAYRDLHDTNAMIAAAQPGAEAVVIGGGLLGLEAAAGLQMRGMKVTVIHLMGHLMERQLDPSAGYLLQKALEARGIKVHCKGATKAILGETHAEAVLLEDGTVYGADLVVMAVGIRPETRLAVDAHLEVERGITVDDQLRTSDPSVFALGECVEHRQQLFGLVAPLYDQAKVLAATLMGEASAFQPVQTATKLKVTGCDLFSAGDFADGPTREDIVFRDPGRGIYKRLVIEGDRLVGAVMYGDTADGSWFFGLIKDQTDISQMRDTLIFGPAFQGGGSVDPMAAVAALPPDAEICGCNGVCKGRIVDAVLGGADTLDKLRATTKASASCGTCTGLVQQVMALTLGGEVVDTPAGMCGCTELAHEDVRRLIKAKGLKSMPAVMQECGWTTPDGCAKCRPALNFYLLADWPLDYQDDRQSRFVNERNHANIQKDGTYSVVPRMWGGVTTPAELRAIADAAEKYNVPMVKVTGGQRIDLLGVRKEDLPAMWADLNDAGMVSGHAYSKGLRTVKTCVGSEFCRFGTQDSTGLGIRLEKLLWGSWTPHKVKLGVSGCPRNCAEATCKDVGVVCVDSGYQVSVSGAAGMEVKETELLVTVPTEDEAVEIITAFIQLYRENARYLDRAWKWTARVGLDWVKAQVVDDPDQRRALVERFELSQSVYRKDPWAEHAKPGARDEFSPLADLRLEAAE, encoded by the coding sequence ATGATGGAAAAGCTGGTCGTCATCGGCGCGGGCATGGCCTCGGGCCGGATGCTGGAGCATCTGACCGATGCGAATGCGCCCTATCAGATCACCCTCTTCAATGCCGAGCCACGCGGGAACTATAACCGCATCATGCTGTCGCCGGTACTGTCGGGCGAAAAGACCTACGAGGACATCGTCACCCATGACGCGGACTGGTATCAGTCGCGCGGCATCACCACCCGCTTTGGCGAGCATGTCACCGGCATCGACCGCAAGCGCAGGATCGTTCACGGCCAGAACGGCGCGGTGCCCTATGACAAGCTGGTCATCGCCACGGGTTCCGCGCCCTTCATGATCCCGGTGGTGGGCCGCGACCTGCCCGGCGTCATCGCCTATCGCGATCTCCATGACACCAACGCCATGATCGCCGCTGCCCAGCCTGGTGCGGAAGCCGTGGTGATCGGTGGCGGGCTACTTGGTCTCGAGGCCGCTGCGGGCCTGCAGATGCGCGGCATGAAGGTGACCGTCATCCACCTGATGGGCCACCTGATGGAACGCCAGTTGGACCCCTCGGCCGGTTACCTGCTGCAAAAGGCGCTGGAGGCACGCGGCATCAAGGTCCATTGCAAGGGCGCCACCAAGGCCATTCTCGGCGAGACCCATGCCGAGGCGGTGCTGCTGGAAGATGGCACCGTCTATGGCGCCGATCTGGTGGTGATGGCCGTGGGCATCCGCCCCGAGACCCGCCTTGCCGTCGATGCGCATCTGGAGGTCGAGCGCGGGATTACCGTCGATGACCAGTTGCGGACCTCGGACCCCTCGGTCTTTGCCCTTGGCGAATGCGTCGAGCATCGCCAGCAGCTTTTCGGCCTCGTCGCGCCGCTTTACGATCAGGCGAAGGTCCTGGCCGCGACACTGATGGGCGAGGCCTCGGCCTTCCAGCCGGTGCAGACCGCGACCAAGCTGAAGGTGACCGGCTGCGACCTCTTCAGCGCCGGCGATTTCGCCGATGGCCCGACCCGCGAGGATATCGTCTTCCGCGACCCCGGCCGCGGCATCTACAAACGGCTGGTGATCGAGGGCGACCGGCTGGTCGGCGCGGTCATGTATGGCGACACGGCGGATGGCAGCTGGTTCTTCGGTCTGATCAAGGACCAGACCGACATATCCCAGATGCGCGACACGCTGATCTTTGGCCCGGCCTTTCAGGGCGGGGGCTCCGTGGACCCTATGGCGGCCGTTGCAGCATTGCCGCCTGACGCAGAGATCTGCGGCTGCAACGGCGTCTGCAAGGGCAGGATCGTCGATGCCGTCCTTGGCGGTGCCGATACGCTGGACAAGCTGCGCGCCACCACCAAGGCCAGCGCCTCCTGCGGCACCTGCACCGGGCTGGTGCAGCAGGTCATGGCGCTGACCCTTGGCGGCGAGGTGGTCGACACCCCTGCCGGCATGTGCGGTTGCACCGAACTGGCACATGAGGACGTGCGCCGGCTGATCAAGGCCAAGGGGCTGAAATCCATGCCCGCCGTCATGCAGGAATGCGGCTGGACCACGCCGGATGGCTGCGCCAAATGCCGCCCGGCGCTGAACTTCTACCTGCTGGCCGACTGGCCTCTCGACTATCAGGACGACCGCCAGTCGCGCTTTGTCAACGAGCGCAACCACGCCAATATCCAAAAGGACGGAACCTATTCGGTGGTGCCGCGCATGTGGGGCGGCGTCACCACGCCGGCGGAACTGCGCGCCATTGCCGACGCCGCCGAGAAATACAACGTGCCGATGGTCAAGGTCACTGGCGGCCAGCGCATCGACCTGCTGGGCGTCCGGAAAGAGGACCTGCCCGCCATGTGGGCCGATCTGAACGATGCCGGCATGGTCTCGGGCCATGCCTATTCCAAGGGGTTGCGGACGGTGAAAACCTGCGTAGGCAGCGAGTTCTGCCGCTTCGGCACGCAGGATTCGACGGGCCTCGGCATCCGGCTGGAAAAGCTGCTCTGGGGCAGCTGGACCCCGCACAAGGTCAAGCTGGGCGTCTCGGGCTGCCCGCGCAACTGCGCCGAGGCGACCTGCAAGGATGTGGGCGTCGTCTGTGTCGATAGCGGCTATCAGGTCAGCGTCTCGGGCGCCGCCGGGATGGAGGTGAAGGAAACCGAACTTCTGGTCACCGTTCCGACCGAGGACGAGGCGGTCGAGATCATAACCGCCTTCATCCAGCTTTACCGCGAGAATGCCCGCTATCTCGATCGGGCGTGGAAATGGACCGCAAGGGTCGGACTCGACTGGGTCAAGGCGCAGGTCGTCGATGATCCGGATCAGCGCCGCGCGCTGGTTGAACGTTTCGAACTCAGCCAGTCGGTCTATCGCAAGGACCCCTGGGCCGAACATGCCAAACCCGGCGCGCGCGACGAATTTTCGCCGCTGGCCGATCTGCGACTGGAGGCAGCCGAATGA
- a CDS encoding ABC transporter ATP-binding protein — protein sequence MTVLDLKALGKSYGDQPVLSGINLSVAEGEFVAILGFSGTGKTTLISLMAGLELPTSGSVSFRGKPVTGPGPERGVVFQSYSLMPWLTVAGNIALATRAALPRLTRAEIDARVAKYIAMVGLSHAASRRPAELSGGMRQRVGIARALAMDPDILLLDEPLSALDALTRANLADEIEAIWQADRKTVVLITNDVDEAIVLADRILCLDPDGRIGAEFRTNLPRPRDRTAMNHDPAFKSLRSEITSHLIRAGAQVTAEQRRNLPNVTPLHALPRAYAKAAAARADERYLQFSKLHKIYPTPKGPLTVVEDVNLTLKKGEFVSLIGHSGCGKSTVLTMAAGLNPISKGAIILDGTHVEGADPERAVVFQSPSLFPWLTARENVAIGVDRVYPTASRAERQEVVEYYLERVGLGDAMHRPASEMSNGMRQRVGIARAFALSPKLLLLDEPFGMLDSLTRWELQEVLMEVWDRTKVTAVCVTHDVDEAILLADRVVMMTNGPEATIGKITEVSLPRPRSRKELLKHPDYYAYREEIIGFLEEYEHGHKKEAA from the coding sequence ATGACCGTCCTTGACCTCAAAGCCCTCGGCAAGTCCTACGGCGATCAGCCGGTGCTGAGCGGCATCAACCTCAGCGTGGCAGAGGGCGAATTCGTCGCCATCCTCGGCTTCTCGGGCACCGGCAAGACCACGCTGATCAGCCTGATGGCCGGGCTGGAACTGCCCACGAGTGGCAGCGTCAGTTTTCGCGGCAAGCCGGTCACCGGGCCGGGGCCGGAGCGCGGGGTGGTGTTTCAAAGCTATTCGCTGATGCCCTGGCTGACCGTTGCCGGCAATATCGCGCTGGCCACCCGCGCCGCCCTGCCCCGGCTGACCAGGGCCGAGATCGACGCGCGCGTGGCGAAATACATCGCAATGGTCGGTCTGTCCCACGCCGCCAGCCGCCGCCCGGCGGAGCTGTCGGGCGGGATGCGCCAGCGGGTCGGCATCGCCCGCGCGCTGGCCATGGACCCGGATATCCTGCTGCTCGACGAACCCCTGTCGGCGCTGGACGCGCTGACCCGGGCCAATCTGGCCGACGAGATCGAGGCGATCTGGCAGGCCGACCGCAAGACCGTGGTGCTGATCACCAATGACGTGGACGAGGCCATCGTGCTGGCCGACCGCATCCTCTGCCTCGATCCCGACGGTCGCATCGGCGCCGAGTTCCGCACCAACCTGCCGCGCCCGCGCGACCGCACGGCGATGAACCACGACCCCGCCTTCAAAAGCCTGCGGTCCGAAATCACCAGCCACCTGATCCGCGCCGGCGCGCAGGTCACGGCCGAGCAGCGCCGCAACCTGCCCAATGTGACCCCGCTGCACGCCCTGCCGCGCGCCTATGCCAAGGCCGCCGCCGCGCGGGCGGACGAGCGATACCTGCAGTTTTCGAAGCTGCACAAGATCTATCCGACCCCCAAGGGCCCGCTGACCGTGGTCGAGGATGTGAACCTGACGCTGAAAAAGGGCGAGTTCGTCAGCCTCATCGGCCATTCCGGCTGCGGCAAGTCCACGGTGCTGACCATGGCGGCGGGGCTGAACCCGATCAGCAAGGGCGCGATCATCCTTGACGGCACCCATGTCGAGGGCGCCGACCCCGAGCGTGCGGTGGTTTTCCAGTCGCCCAGCCTCTTCCCCTGGCTGACCGCGCGGGAAAACGTCGCCATCGGCGTTGATCGCGTCTACCCGACCGCCAGCCGCGCCGAGCGGCAGGAGGTCGTGGAATATTACCTCGAGCGCGTGGGTCTGGGCGACGCGATGCACCGGCCCGCCTCGGAAATGTCGAACGGGATGCGCCAGCGCGTCGGCATCGCCCGCGCCTTCGCCCTTTCGCCGAAACTCCTGCTGCTCGATGAACCCTTCGGCATGCTCGACAGCCTGACCCGTTGGGAATTGCAGGAAGTGCTGATGGAGGTCTGGGACCGGACCAAGGTCACCGCCGTCTGCGTCACCCATGACGTGGACGAGGCGATCCTGCTGGCGGACCGGGTGGTGATGATGACCAACGGGCCAGAGGCCACCATCGGCAAGATCACCGAGGTGAGCCTGCCCCGCCCGCGCAGCCGCAAGGAGCTGCTGAAACACCCCGATTACTACGCCTATCGCGAGGAGATCATCGGTTTCCTCGAGGAATACGAACACGGTCACAAGAAGGAGGCCGCATGA
- a CDS encoding ABC transporter permease: MTAIDPTRLDSPRRARALSRISKADGWFKVLGLPFMTPLLRAIMGDSPRAQMKQLWITLFVPILSILAFLILWATLAPQVQTSLGAVPGPVQVWQQAVTLHQDALREGEKEAAFNDRQDQRNAQLVAEGQADKVKERAYTGKPTYYQQIATSIKTVFMGFLIGTMIAVPLGIAAGLSPTVNAAINPLVQIFKPVSPLAWLPIVTMVVSALSSGSDGLFAKSFIVSAITVTLCSLWPTLINTSLGVASIDRDLVNVGRVLKLSPLTKVRRLVLPSALPLIFTGLRLSLGVGWMVLIAAEMLAQNPGLGKFVWDEFQNGSSDSLARIMVAVLTIGLIGFLLDRMMFAIQQLITFSDKR, translated from the coding sequence ATGACCGCCATCGATCCCACCCGTCTCGACAGCCCCCGCCGCGCCCGCGCGCTGAGCCGCATCAGCAAGGCCGATGGCTGGTTCAAGGTGCTGGGCCTGCCCTTCATGACGCCGCTTCTGCGCGCGATCATGGGCGACAGCCCGCGCGCGCAGATGAAACAGCTCTGGATCACGCTTTTCGTGCCGATCCTGTCGATCCTCGCCTTCCTGATCCTCTGGGCGACGCTCGCCCCGCAGGTGCAGACCTCGCTTGGCGCGGTACCGGGTCCGGTTCAGGTCTGGCAGCAGGCCGTGACCCTGCATCAGGACGCCCTTCGCGAAGGCGAGAAGGAAGCTGCCTTCAACGACCGTCAGGATCAGCGCAATGCCCAACTGGTCGCCGAGGGGCAGGCCGACAAGGTCAAGGAACGCGCCTATACCGGCAAGCCGACCTATTACCAGCAGATCGCCACCTCGATCAAAACCGTCTTCATGGGCTTCCTGATCGGCACGATGATCGCGGTTCCGCTTGGCATCGCCGCCGGGTTGTCGCCCACGGTCAATGCCGCGATCAACCCGCTGGTGCAGATCTTCAAGCCGGTCAGTCCGCTGGCCTGGCTGCCGATCGTGACCATGGTGGTCAGCGCGCTGTCCTCGGGCTCGGACGGGCTGTTCGCGAAAAGCTTCATCGTCTCGGCCATCACCGTCACGCTCTGCTCGCTCTGGCCGACGCTCATCAATACCTCGCTTGGCGTGGCCTCGATCGACCGCGATCTGGTGAATGTGGGGCGGGTGCTGAAGCTGTCGCCGCTGACCAAGGTGCGCCGGCTGGTGCTGCCCTCGGCCCTGCCACTGATCTTCACCGGGCTGCGCCTGTCGCTCGGGGTGGGCTGGATGGTGCTGATCGCCGCCGAGATGCTGGCGCAGAACCCCGGGCTCGGGAAGTTCGTCTGGGACGAGTTCCAGAACGGCTCCTCCGACAGCCTCGCCCGGATCATGGTCGCGGTGCTGACCATCGGCCTGATCGGCTTCCTGCTGGACCGGATGATGTTCGCCATCCAGCAACTCATTACCTTCTCGGACAAAAGGTAA